The Montipora foliosa isolate CH-2021 chromosome 1, ASM3666993v2, whole genome shotgun sequence genome has a window encoding:
- the LOC137983601 gene encoding ciliary microtubule inner protein 1-like produces the protein MVFGKTKAGFNFVHQDQIWKDHIGHEHSAAKRWPENWGFLVGQYKILANEDDSVENGAAAVRVKQRREALKLPPIDSSVASQLSVGKSNAKFPIKTSEEVGWRSSQRHCSLEKYGRYTKLKTSFLGQMKWPPEAVD, from the exons ATGGTTTTCGGAAAAACTAAAGCGGGATTTAATTTCGTCCATCAGGACCAAATCTG GAAAGATCATATTGGACACGAGCACAGTGCAGCCAAACGATGGCCAGAGAACTGGGGTTTTCTAGTCGGGCAATACAAGATA CTTGCTAATGAAGATGACAGTGTGGAAAATGGTGCTGCGGCAGTGAGGGTGAAACAGAGGCGAGAAGCCCTCAAACTTCCCCCCATTGACTCTAGCGTGGCATCACAGCTGTCAGTTGGCAAGTCAAATGCTAAATTTCCAATCAAAACTTCTGAGGAGGTTGGCTGGCGGTCAAGTCAAAGGCATTGCAGTTTAGAAAAATACGGCAGATACACCAAACTCAAGACCTCATTCCTTGGACAAATGAAGTGGCCTCCAGAAGCTGTAGATTAG